The following are from one region of the Pectobacterium actinidiae genome:
- the mutY gene encoding A/G-specific adenine glycosylase gives MMQAQQFAHQVLDWYQRYGRKTLPWQLEKNPYKVWLSEVMLQQTQVTTVIPYFQRFMERFPNVSALAAAPLDEVLHLWTGLGYYARARNLHKAAQTIVSRHGGEFPTTFDEVAALPGVGRSTAGAVLSLALGQHYPILDGNVKRVLARCYAVDGWPGKKDVEKKLWARSEDVTPAEGVSQFNQAMMDLGAMVCTRSRPKCELCPLNTGCIAYANHSWAQYPGKKPKQTLPERTGWFLLMQQGSQVWLQQRPAVGLWGGLFCFPQFSERRELELWLQQRGLNPDGLQQLVAFRHTFSHFHLDIVPLWLDVSQTDRSQNRSCMDDDAGLWYNLAQPPSVGLAAPVERLLRELAHPQSTHLNACAIDEEEA, from the coding sequence ATGATGCAAGCGCAACAGTTCGCCCATCAGGTGCTGGACTGGTACCAACGCTATGGCCGCAAAACCCTGCCGTGGCAGCTTGAGAAAAATCCCTATAAAGTATGGCTATCCGAAGTGATGTTGCAACAAACGCAGGTCACCACGGTTATCCCCTATTTCCAGCGCTTTATGGAACGCTTTCCGAACGTCAGCGCACTGGCGGCAGCCCCGCTCGACGAAGTGCTCCACTTGTGGACCGGCTTGGGCTACTACGCCCGTGCGCGTAATTTACACAAAGCGGCACAGACCATCGTGTCACGTCACGGCGGCGAATTCCCCACCACCTTTGATGAAGTCGCAGCGTTGCCGGGCGTCGGGCGTTCCACCGCAGGCGCGGTGCTGTCGCTCGCTCTCGGCCAGCATTACCCGATTCTCGACGGTAACGTGAAGCGCGTGCTAGCCCGCTGCTACGCCGTGGACGGCTGGCCGGGCAAGAAAGATGTCGAAAAGAAACTGTGGGCGCGGAGTGAAGACGTCACACCAGCCGAAGGCGTCAGCCAGTTTAATCAGGCGATGATGGATCTCGGTGCGATGGTCTGCACCCGCAGCCGCCCCAAGTGCGAGCTGTGTCCGTTGAACACTGGCTGTATTGCCTACGCCAACCACAGTTGGGCGCAATACCCCGGCAAGAAACCGAAGCAGACGCTGCCGGAGAGAACAGGCTGGTTCCTGCTGATGCAACAGGGTTCCCAAGTCTGGCTGCAACAGCGCCCCGCCGTGGGCCTGTGGGGCGGGCTATTTTGCTTCCCGCAGTTCAGCGAACGTCGGGAATTGGAACTCTGGCTGCAACAACGTGGTCTGAATCCTGATGGATTGCAACAGCTTGTCGCGTTCCGCCATACATTCAGCCATTTTCATCTGGATATCGTTCCGCTCTGGCTGGACGTATCACAGACCGATCGCTCACAAAACAGGTCCTGCATGGATGACGATGCAGGTCTCTGGTATAACTTAGCGCAGCCGCCATCTGTCGGACTGGCCGCCCCGGTAGAACGCCTGCTGAGGGAATTGGCTCACCCGCAGTCTACACATTTGAATGCCTGCGCAATTGATGAGGAAGAAGCATGA
- a CDS encoding helix-turn-helix domain-containing protein yields the protein MTAIPLPFITALLLVILFFRIQFLDIQNQATNRRNTKAEAILIVVSCLALTVVALRWGGHAAFPSFIQPAIAASIPPLLWLCLFPYRGKTSDALNHRRRRSLRHLLPPLLILGASTVQSQTTVPLIDLMLVSVYFGYGAMLIYSARHRQTPSPLWKSAPFIAGLYVLISGAIDIVIALDIAFYSGNSAATIITVFHIIMLAILTLLIVTHSAQHPQAELIVTHDQKPEALPATDDEHQLAKTLDDFIRTQALYTDPSMTLQRLSRRMGIPLRRLSETINRVHGRNFSQVMNEYRIEEAKRLLSQTDARITDIMLESGFQTKSNFNREFLRLTGMSPSVWRSQHPLREQATASATPPEENR from the coding sequence ATGACCGCGATTCCCTTACCGTTTATTACTGCACTTCTGCTGGTTATTTTGTTTTTTCGCATCCAGTTTCTGGATATTCAAAATCAAGCGACTAACAGGCGTAATACCAAAGCAGAGGCGATACTCATCGTCGTCAGCTGTCTTGCCCTGACAGTCGTGGCGCTACGCTGGGGCGGCCATGCTGCCTTCCCCTCATTTATCCAACCCGCCATTGCCGCATCCATTCCGCCGCTGTTATGGCTTTGCCTGTTCCCCTATCGAGGAAAGACATCTGATGCTTTAAACCACAGACGTCGACGCTCTCTCCGGCATCTGTTACCGCCCTTACTCATCCTTGGCGCAAGTACCGTCCAGAGCCAAACAACCGTGCCACTTATCGATCTGATGCTGGTGAGTGTTTACTTCGGCTATGGGGCAATGCTGATTTACAGCGCTCGTCATCGTCAAACACCCTCTCCCCTGTGGAAAAGCGCGCCGTTTATCGCCGGGCTGTATGTGCTTATCTCCGGCGCTATCGATATCGTCATTGCGCTGGATATCGCGTTCTACAGCGGGAATAGCGCGGCGACCATTATCACCGTATTCCACATCATCATGCTGGCAATCTTGACCCTGCTTATCGTCACGCACTCTGCACAACACCCACAGGCTGAGCTTATCGTTACTCATGACCAGAAGCCGGAAGCGCTACCCGCTACCGATGATGAACACCAGTTGGCGAAAACGTTAGATGACTTCATTCGTACTCAAGCGTTATACACCGACCCCAGCATGACGCTTCAGCGCCTGAGCAGACGCATGGGAATACCGCTAAGACGCCTGTCCGAAACCATTAATCGCGTTCACGGCCGTAATTTCTCGCAGGTGATGAACGAATACCGTATCGAGGAGGCGAAACGCCTCCTCAGCCAAACGGATGCACGAATCACGGATATCATGCTGGAAAGCGGATTTCAGACTAAATCAAACTTCAACCGCGAGTTTTTGCGACTCACGGGGATGAGCCCGAGCGTCTGGCGTAGTCAGCACCCACTTCGGGAACAGGCTACGGCTTCCGCCACGCCGCCTGAAGAAAATCGCTAA
- a CDS encoding TerC family protein, whose product MFDWIVDPNAWLALGTLTILEIVLGIDNIIFLSLVVAKLPKAQQNKARRIGLMGAMLMRLGLLASIAWVMRLTDPLFTVAGNEISTRDLILFFGGLFLIWKSSMEIHETVEGGSEDHTSKVYSFFGAIVQIMMLDIIFSLDSVITAVGLSDHLFIMMAAVIIAVLVMMFSARPIGEFVERHPSVKMLALSFLILVGFTLILESFDVHVPKGYIYFAMFFSMSVEALNLLRSKKEKTAH is encoded by the coding sequence ATGTTTGATTGGATTGTTGATCCGAACGCATGGTTAGCATTGGGAACGCTGACTATTCTGGAAATCGTTCTTGGTATCGATAACATTATCTTCCTGTCTCTGGTTGTCGCCAAACTGCCTAAAGCCCAACAAAACAAAGCTCGCCGCATCGGGCTGATGGGTGCGATGTTAATGCGTTTGGGGCTGCTCGCTTCTATTGCCTGGGTTATGCGTCTGACTGACCCACTGTTTACCGTCGCAGGTAATGAAATTTCCACACGTGACCTGATCCTGTTCTTCGGGGGGCTCTTCCTGATCTGGAAGTCGAGTATGGAAATTCACGAGACCGTCGAAGGCGGTTCAGAAGATCATACTTCCAAGGTGTACTCTTTCTTTGGCGCGATTGTGCAGATCATGATGCTGGATATCATCTTCAGTCTGGATTCGGTTATCACCGCCGTCGGCCTGTCTGATCACCTGTTTATTATGATGGCAGCGGTCATTATCGCCGTTCTCGTGATGATGTTCTCTGCGCGCCCTATCGGCGAGTTTGTCGAACGCCATCCATCAGTCAAAATGCTGGCCTTGTCGTTCCTGATCCTGGTCGGGTTCACCCTGATTTTGGAAAGCTTCGACGTTCACGTACCGAAAGGCTACATCTACTTCGCCATGTTCTTCTCGATGTCCGTCGAGGCGTTGAACCTGCTGCGCAGTAAAAAAGAAAAAACAGCGCACTGA
- a CDS encoding DUF2884 domain-containing protein has translation MSRKITLGLLMLLSWQAQAAYQCNVNPQDDIIISPQHVQVVGASGNLQLSPQGDIVRNGTPLTLNAEQRQKAKAYQADLRQQLPWIDQGAQQHLEKARVALDNVIVQELGSDSNVRNRLTTLDKQLKQQMNRIIEHRSDGLTFHHQAIKQVEQDGKQLVQQSMGGVLQDSLNEMGVKQMSSGGNPLQAMMGNLGGLQKAIQAEWNNQELAFQRFGNDVCSRVTSLENQRKSLLQTLK, from the coding sequence ATGTCGCGTAAAATAACCTTGGGTTTATTGATGTTGTTGTCCTGGCAAGCGCAGGCGGCCTACCAGTGCAACGTGAACCCGCAGGACGACATCATTATCAGTCCGCAACACGTACAGGTCGTGGGTGCCAGCGGCAATTTACAGCTTTCCCCGCAGGGCGACATTGTCCGTAACGGGACGCCACTGACCCTGAACGCCGAACAACGCCAGAAAGCCAAAGCTTATCAGGCAGATTTACGCCAGCAGCTGCCGTGGATCGACCAGGGTGCGCAACAGCATCTTGAAAAAGCGCGAGTCGCGCTGGATAACGTCATCGTGCAAGAGCTTGGCAGCGACAGCAATGTGCGCAATCGTCTGACTACGCTGGATAAACAGCTCAAGCAGCAGATGAATCGTATTATCGAACACCGTAGCGATGGCCTGACGTTCCACCATCAGGCGATTAAACAAGTTGAGCAAGATGGCAAGCAGCTCGTACAGCAAAGTATGGGCGGCGTCTTGCAGGACAGCCTGAACGAGATGGGCGTAAAACAGATGTCCAGCGGCGGTAACCCGCTACAGGCGATGATGGGTAACCTCGGTGGCTTGCAGAAAGCGATTCAGGCCGAGTGGAATAATCAGGAACTGGCGTTCCAGCGCTTCGGCAATGACGTATGTAGCCGCGTCACATCGCTGGAAAATCAGCGCAAGAGCCTGTTGCAGACGCTGAAATAA
- a CDS encoding NADP(H)-dependent aldo-keto reductase: MQYHRIPHSSLEVSVLGLGTMTFGEQNSEADAHAQLDHAIAAGVNLIDTAEMYAVPPRPETQGLTESYIGSWLKSRGGREKLIVASKVSGPVRGNDHSIRPQQALDRKNIRAALDASLQRLNTDYIDLYQLHWPQRQTNCFGKLNYQYTDDKPVVTLLETLEALNEQVRAGKIRYVGVSNETPWGVMRYLHLAEKHDLPRIVSIQNPYSLLNRSFEVGLAEISQHEGVELLAYSSLAFGTLTGKYLNGAKPADARNTLFSRFTRYTGPQAQAAVAEYVALAQKHGLNPAQMALAFVRQQPFVASTLLGATTLEQLQINLDSQNLTLDGEILDELEAIHRRFTFPAP, from the coding sequence ATGCAATATCACCGTATTCCCCATAGTTCTTTAGAAGTGAGCGTGCTGGGTCTTGGTACGATGACCTTTGGCGAACAGAACAGCGAAGCAGACGCTCATGCCCAGTTAGATCACGCCATTGCCGCAGGTGTTAACCTGATTGACACAGCAGAAATGTACGCCGTTCCTCCGCGTCCGGAAACACAGGGGCTAACCGAGAGCTATATCGGTTCCTGGCTGAAATCCCGTGGCGGACGTGAAAAACTGATTGTGGCCAGTAAAGTCTCTGGCCCTGTGCGCGGAAACGATCACAGCATTCGGCCACAGCAGGCGTTGGACAGAAAAAACATCCGTGCCGCACTGGATGCCAGCCTGCAACGCCTGAACACCGACTATATCGATCTCTATCAGTTGCATTGGCCACAGCGCCAGACTAACTGCTTTGGCAAACTGAACTATCAGTATACTGACGACAAACCGGTAGTAACGCTGCTGGAAACGCTGGAAGCACTGAATGAGCAGGTACGTGCTGGTAAAATCCGCTACGTCGGCGTTTCCAACGAAACCCCGTGGGGTGTGATGCGCTACCTGCATCTGGCGGAAAAACACGACCTGCCGCGTATCGTGTCGATTCAGAATCCCTATAGCCTGCTGAACCGCAGTTTTGAAGTCGGCTTAGCGGAAATCAGCCAGCATGAAGGTGTGGAACTTCTCGCCTATTCGTCACTGGCGTTCGGTACGCTGACGGGGAAATACCTGAATGGCGCGAAACCTGCCGATGCGCGTAACACGCTGTTTAGCCGCTTCACCCGTTATACCGGCCCACAGGCTCAGGCAGCGGTTGCCGAGTACGTAGCGCTGGCGCAAAAGCACGGTCTGAATCCGGCGCAAATGGCATTGGCGTTTGTGCGTCAGCAGCCGTTCGTCGCCAGTACACTGCTGGGCGCGACGACACTCGAACAGTTGCAAATCAACCTCGACAGCCAGAATCTGACGCTGGACGGAGAGATCCTTGACGAGCTGGAAGCGATCCACCGCCGCTTCACATTCCCGGCACCATAA
- a CDS encoding YggL family protein, giving the protein MAQARSRRLRKKLHIDEFQELGFSVSFRFPEGTSVEDIDKLMDKFVDDVIEPQGLAFEGSGYLLWEGLICLQKIGHCTEEHRQLVSRWLEEQKLTDVKVSNLFDIWWDLPEHLL; this is encoded by the coding sequence ATGGCACAAGCTCGTAGCCGTCGTTTACGTAAAAAACTGCACATTGATGAGTTTCAGGAATTAGGTTTTTCTGTCAGCTTTCGCTTTCCAGAAGGCACTAGCGTCGAAGATATCGATAAGCTGATGGATAAGTTCGTTGACGACGTCATTGAACCACAGGGACTGGCATTCGAAGGCAGCGGTTATTTGCTCTGGGAAGGCCTGATCTGTCTGCAAAAAATCGGTCACTGCACCGAAGAGCATCGCCAACTGGTTAGCCGCTGGTTGGAAGAGCAGAAACTGACGGACGTTAAAGTCAGCAACCTGTTCGATATCTGGTGGGATCTGCCAGAACACCTGCTGTAA
- the trmB gene encoding tRNA (guanosine(46)-N7)-methyltransferase TrmB, with protein MINNVISPEFDENGRPMRRIRSFVRRQGRLTNGQQLALDNYWPVMGVEYQTEQVDFNALFGRDAPVVLEIGFGMGASLVTMAAQHPEQNFLGIEVHLPGVGACLASAQEAGISNLRVMCHDAVDVLMNMIPDGSLSMVQLFFPDPWHKARHNKRRIVQVPFVQLVQSKLKVGGVFHMATDWEPYAQHMLEVMTSVTEYRNLSDNNEYVERPESRPLTKFEARGQRLGHGVWDLMFERIK; from the coding sequence ATGATTAATAACGTCATTTCACCGGAATTTGATGAAAATGGGCGCCCGATGCGTCGTATCCGTAGCTTTGTCCGCCGTCAGGGGCGTTTGACCAATGGGCAACAGCTGGCGCTGGATAACTACTGGCCGGTGATGGGCGTGGAATATCAGACCGAGCAGGTAGATTTTAACGCGCTATTTGGCCGTGACGCCCCTGTGGTGCTGGAGATTGGTTTTGGGATGGGCGCATCGCTGGTGACGATGGCAGCACAGCATCCCGAGCAGAATTTCCTCGGTATAGAAGTTCACCTGCCGGGCGTAGGGGCGTGTCTCGCGTCTGCACAAGAGGCGGGAATCAGCAATTTGCGCGTGATGTGTCACGATGCGGTCGACGTGCTGATGAACATGATACCGGATGGTTCGCTGTCCATGGTTCAACTCTTCTTCCCCGACCCGTGGCACAAAGCCCGTCATAATAAACGCCGTATCGTCCAGGTGCCTTTCGTCCAACTGGTACAGAGTAAGCTGAAAGTCGGCGGCGTGTTCCACATGGCAACAGACTGGGAACCTTACGCGCAACATATGCTCGAAGTGATGACCTCTGTCACCGAGTACCGTAATCTTTCCGATAATAATGAGTACGTTGAGCGGCCGGAATCCCGTCCGCTGACGAAATTTGAAGCACGCGGCCAGCGTTTGGGGCATGGCGTGTGGGATCTGATGTTTGAGAGGATAAAATAA
- a CDS encoding alpha/beta hydrolase family protein: MTWRITIGLITNLLLSFAVMADMGIGFQQITLADGANNRPLDVAVFYPVSSSSQTTTIGDNAVFPGIVVSKNAVPESGEHPLIVVSHGYGGSWFNQLWLAQALVKQGYIVAAPNHPGTTTKDMRVEKAQELWLRPNDISRVITALLAAPEKTGRVDAQRIAAVGHSLGGWTVLALAGGRFSTQQFERDCLTHAALASCKAYEKMHIAKNASLLAQLDKPLADPRVSAVVSLDMGLARGFTAESLAAINIPVLIVAAGYPNEELPAELESHDLAQKLSPAYSAYKEIADATHFSFMQLCKPGAIEIINAENPGDGMICLDGGARSREQIQQEVVKDVSDFLQAAWRKP; the protein is encoded by the coding sequence ATGACATGGCGTATCACGATAGGATTGATAACGAATTTACTACTCAGCTTTGCCGTTATGGCGGATATGGGGATTGGGTTTCAACAAATAACGCTGGCGGATGGAGCCAATAATAGGCCGCTAGACGTCGCCGTATTTTATCCGGTTTCGTCATCCTCACAGACCACGACCATTGGTGACAATGCCGTCTTTCCCGGCATAGTGGTAAGTAAAAATGCCGTGCCTGAATCTGGTGAGCATCCCTTGATTGTGGTTTCACACGGTTACGGTGGGAGTTGGTTTAATCAGCTCTGGCTGGCACAGGCGTTGGTGAAGCAAGGCTATATTGTTGCTGCACCTAATCACCCAGGAACGACCACTAAAGATATGCGGGTTGAGAAGGCTCAGGAATTATGGCTACGGCCCAACGATATTAGCCGCGTTATTACCGCTTTACTCGCTGCCCCAGAAAAAACGGGGCGTGTTGATGCGCAGCGTATTGCCGCAGTTGGTCATTCGCTGGGGGGATGGACGGTATTGGCGTTAGCGGGTGGGCGTTTTAGCACGCAGCAATTTGAGCGTGATTGTCTGACGCATGCTGCGCTGGCGTCCTGCAAGGCTTATGAAAAGATGCATATCGCAAAGAATGCGTCACTACTTGCGCAGCTTGATAAGCCATTGGCGGATCCGCGTGTCAGTGCGGTGGTCTCGCTGGATATGGGGCTAGCGCGAGGGTTTACTGCGGAGAGTCTCGCGGCAATCAACATTCCCGTTTTGATCGTTGCGGCTGGCTATCCCAATGAGGAACTGCCTGCCGAGCTGGAATCTCACGATTTGGCACAGAAGCTGTCACCAGCGTATTCAGCCTACAAGGAAATTGCCGATGCGACGCATTTTAGTTTCATGCAGCTTTGTAAGCCGGGTGCCATTGAGATCATTAATGCCGAGAATCCGGGAGATGGCATGATTTGTCTCGATGGCGGCGCACGTTCGCGTGAGCAGATTCAACAAGAGGTTGTGAAAGACGTTAGCGATTTTCTTCAGGCGGCGTGGCGGAAGCCGTAG
- the mutH gene encoding DNA mismatch repair endonuclease MutH encodes MNSPTVHTTAPPSEHTLLERAQSLAGYNLAELADIARLPLPANLKRDKGWIGILLERFLGASAGSKPEQDFPDIGVELKTIPIDEQGKPLETTFVCVAPLTGNSGVTWESSHVRHKLARVLWIPVEGSRHIPLGERRIGTPLIWSPNEEEEEQLRCDWEELMDLIVLGRVESITARHGEVLQLRPKAANSRALTEAIGEFGQPILTLPRGFYLKKTFTAPLLARHFMQLSR; translated from the coding sequence ATGAATTCACCCACAGTTCACACGACTGCGCCGCCAAGCGAGCACACGTTGCTGGAGCGCGCGCAATCCCTCGCGGGTTATAATCTCGCGGAATTAGCGGATATCGCCCGCCTGCCCCTCCCAGCCAACCTAAAACGTGATAAAGGCTGGATTGGTATCTTGCTGGAGCGTTTTCTGGGCGCAAGCGCAGGCAGCAAACCCGAGCAAGATTTCCCCGACATCGGCGTCGAGCTAAAAACCATTCCTATTGATGAACAGGGCAAACCGCTGGAAACCACCTTCGTCTGTGTCGCACCGTTGACAGGCAACAGCGGCGTAACGTGGGAAAGCAGTCACGTACGACACAAGCTCGCTCGGGTGCTGTGGATTCCGGTGGAAGGATCGCGGCACATTCCGCTGGGGGAACGCCGTATTGGCACGCCGCTGATCTGGAGCCCCAATGAAGAGGAAGAGGAACAGCTGCGCTGCGATTGGGAAGAGTTGATGGATTTGATCGTGCTTGGCCGGGTAGAAAGTATAACCGCCCGACATGGAGAAGTGCTGCAACTACGCCCCAAAGCGGCAAATAGCCGGGCATTAACCGAGGCGATTGGCGAATTTGGCCAACCAATTCTGACCTTACCGCGCGGGTTCTACCTGAAAAAAACCTTTACCGCGCCGCTATTGGCTCGCCACTTTATGCAGCTCAGCAGGTGA
- the mltC gene encoding membrane-bound lytic murein transglycosylase MltC — protein sequence MKKMLALLVIAPLLVSCSGNKGNADNEEFLKDTNAFDILMGQFAHNIENIWGMNEVLIAGPKDYVKYTDQYQTRSHINFDAGSITIETISATNSVASLRQAIITTLLMGDDASNTDLYSDANDIQISREPLLYGQVLDNTGQPIRWEGRAASFADYLLQNRLQKRTSGLHVIWSVTIQLVPNHLDKRAHKYLPLVRKASERYGIEESLILAIMQTESSFNPYAVSRSDALGLMQVVQHSAGRDVFKMKGKWGQPSRSYLFDPEQNIDAGTAYLSILKNSYLAGIENPTSKRYAVITAYNGGAGSVLRVFSSDRERAVGIINNMSPSDVYQTLTTKHPSGESRRYLYKVNTAQKNYRR from the coding sequence ATGAAGAAAATGTTAGCGCTGCTGGTGATTGCACCACTGCTGGTTTCCTGTTCAGGAAACAAAGGGAATGCCGACAACGAAGAGTTTCTCAAGGATACCAACGCCTTCGATATTTTGATGGGGCAATTTGCCCACAACATCGAAAATATCTGGGGGATGAATGAAGTTCTGATCGCGGGCCCAAAAGACTACGTCAAATACACCGATCAATATCAGACGCGTAGCCACATCAACTTTGATGCCGGTTCAATCACTATCGAAACCATTTCGGCAACCAACTCCGTTGCCAGCCTGCGCCAGGCGATTATCACCACCCTGCTGATGGGTGATGACGCCAGTAATACCGACCTGTATTCCGACGCTAACGATATTCAGATCAGCCGCGAGCCGCTGCTGTATGGGCAGGTGCTGGATAACACCGGACAGCCGATCCGCTGGGAAGGCCGAGCCGCCAGCTTCGCGGATTATCTGCTCCAGAACCGTCTGCAAAAACGCACCTCCGGCCTGCACGTTATCTGGTCGGTCACGATCCAGCTCGTCCCTAACCATCTGGATAAGCGTGCGCACAAATATCTGCCGCTGGTGCGTAAGGCCTCCGAGCGTTACGGCATTGAAGAATCGCTGATTCTGGCGATTATGCAGACAGAGTCCAGCTTCAACCCTTACGCCGTCAGCCGTTCTGATGCGCTGGGTCTAATGCAGGTCGTGCAGCACAGCGCAGGGCGCGACGTCTTCAAGATGAAAGGGAAATGGGGACAGCCAAGCCGCAGCTATCTGTTCGATCCAGAACAAAATATCGATGCCGGTACCGCCTATCTGTCGATTCTGAAGAACAGCTATCTGGCCGGCATTGAAAACCCGACGTCTAAACGCTACGCCGTCATCACCGCGTATAACGGTGGCGCAGGCAGCGTGTTGCGCGTCTTCTCCAGCGATCGCGAGCGCGCCGTGGGCATTATCAACAACATGTCACCGAGTGATGTCTACCAAACGCTGACGACGAAGCATCCGTCTGGCGAATCACGCCGTTACCTGTACAAAGTGAATACGGCACAGAAAAATTACCGCCGCTAA
- a CDS encoding YgdI/YgdR family lipoprotein: MKVRIKMAITLALLFTLAGCSSDYVMATKEGQMLLTQGKPVLDKDTGLLSYTDEQGNQKQINSDQVSQIVQR; this comes from the coding sequence ATGAAAGTACGGATTAAAATGGCAATCACACTGGCGTTATTATTCACTCTGGCAGGCTGTTCCAGTGACTACGTGATGGCGACAAAAGAGGGGCAAATGCTCCTGACGCAGGGAAAACCCGTACTGGATAAAGATACCGGACTGCTCAGCTATACCGATGAGCAAGGTAATCAGAAACAAATCAACAGCGATCAAGTCTCCCAGATCGTGCAGCGTTAG
- a CDS encoding oxidative damage protection protein, translating to MSRTIFCTFLQRDAEGQDFQLYPGDLGKRIYNDISKEAWAQWQTKQTMLINEKKLSMMNVDDRKLLEQEMIKFLFEGKDVHIEGYTPPSH from the coding sequence ATGAGCAGAACGATTTTTTGTACTTTTTTACAACGTGACGCCGAAGGGCAGGATTTCCAGCTCTATCCGGGCGATCTGGGCAAGCGCATCTATAACGACATCTCTAAAGAAGCCTGGGCGCAATGGCAAACCAAGCAAACCATGCTGATCAACGAGAAAAAGCTCAGCATGATGAATGTTGACGACCGTAAACTGCTGGAACAGGAAATGATCAAATTCCTGTTTGAAGGGAAGGACGTACACATCGAAGGTTATACGCCTCCGAGCCACTGA
- the rppH gene encoding RNA pyrophosphohydrolase, whose product MIDDDGYRPNVGIVICNRQGQVMWARRYGQHSWQFPQGGINPGESAEQAMYRELFEEVGLRKKDVRVLASTRNWLRYKLPKRLVRWDTKPVCIGQKQKWFLLQLMCNESDINMQSSGTPEFDGWRWVSYWYPVRQVVSFKRDVYRRVMKEFINPVILLQESVAARAVTPSGPRRKRG is encoded by the coding sequence GTGATCGATGATGATGGCTACCGCCCAAACGTTGGTATTGTAATTTGTAATCGGCAGGGGCAGGTGATGTGGGCCCGGCGCTATGGTCAGCACTCCTGGCAGTTTCCGCAGGGGGGGATTAACCCCGGTGAAAGTGCTGAGCAGGCGATGTACCGCGAACTGTTTGAAGAAGTCGGGTTAAGAAAAAAGGATGTGCGCGTATTGGCATCTACCCGTAACTGGTTACGCTATAAATTACCAAAGCGTTTGGTGCGTTGGGATACAAAACCGGTCTGTATCGGCCAAAAGCAGAAATGGTTTTTGCTCCAGTTGATGTGTAATGAGTCGGATATCAATATGCAGAGCAGCGGCACGCCAGAATTTGATGGCTGGCGCTGGGTGAGTTACTGGTATCCGGTACGTCAGGTCGTCTCTTTTAAGCGAGATGTGTATCGTCGCGTGATGAAGGAATTTATCAACCCGGTGATACTGCTTCAGGAGAGTGTTGCGGCTCGGGCGGTGACCCCGTCCGGTCCTCGGCGAAAAAGAGGGTAA